cgtaccaaacgaggacgagtatgttgttgattgagatgtaccaagtaagtttcgtcaTCCATTTTCTAATGGATATGATGTTTTATATTACAGGATGCCGAGTCATATCGAGACagcgatgcagcgatggttcagggagtatatcccggacgaggatgacaccttgggtGAACTTCTGGCACACTATCACCGACGATGGAGGAGGGCTATTCCCTATGGGATCGATGGCGCAGAGGCCATTACGCTTTTGATTCCACTACTGCCACCTTTGTGGCGAGACTGGGCGACATCTTTAGTGCCCCAGTACGTAGATACTACCTGGTTGGAGGGCATCAGGTACGGAGACCTTAGTGGCTTCATCGCGACGCTGAGCCACCGTTATTTTGCTCATGGCGATCCGccttcaccgccgtatggagagcttgagggaccagcccagggaagggagctagttgttgtgccTCCACCTCTCGAGGAGCCGATTCTGATGGCacctctacccccagctgatccgatttCAGTTTCTCTCGAGTCTGATGATCCAGAGCCGATGGTTTTCGAGCCGTACTCACCTGGGATTGAGCGTGATCCGTTTGCGTTTGTATCACTTATTCCTTCTCCCAGTGCTGATTTCCCGCCTTGGGATTTGACACCGGCGACGACACCGTTGCCATTGCCACCTGTTGAGTCGACACAGCCGATTGATTCTACTGAGTCTGAGACGCAGCATGTTCCTTCCGAtccatatccgagggttgccccgctGCCTGAGCTTGGCACTTTGGCCTTCCAGACGTACATGCACCCGATTCTATATTCACCGTACCGAGACGCtcaggagggaggatctcggccGGCACGCTCcgatagtgatgaggaggaccccgaggaagagactccagagatgacggtcggctatGGTTGGACTCAGCCACTGCAGCGTCAGACTACTGCCGATGGAGTTGATACGTGGATACCTATTCCTGAGACACCTGTCTATACTCCGATAGTGGATGAGTCAGATTATGACAGCCCGTATTGATTGAGGCGACGAGCTGGATCTCGAGAGATGATGCCTAGTGATTACGTATGTCTTGTAGACGCGTATATATGTATAGGTGCAtagttgttatatatatatataggtagagaagcatagtatagtgtgtatgtatgtatagCCTAGATCTATATATGCTTAGTAtgtatgatgcttgtatagttagagcatcattttggagTTAGGGCTTTTGTACATAAGActttacttttgtaaaagacctcgagaaagaggcaattttccatatatatatatacaagagatgtttatgattagtgagtttcactatccttagcagagctttgagaatgatgatgatgctgatgcatgatgaaaaatgagaaatagaaATTGATGAGAATTtcgaacgatgatagacgagaaatagactggatgagagttttgagaactttgaaatcacaaatgagatatagaagtgaaatgagaaacgaggatttgtattttgtaaagacgaacggttagtttagagatcgatagttatataactctttttccttttgtaGTATACCTCCGAAAAGAAGAGGGAACCAagcataaaccgagaagaagatgaagaagatgaagaaaaggaacagagaaaccaaccgttgagataatacgacgagagttagagttttTAGCGCGATTTAgggacacgaccctaataggacgaacgtGTTATGGAGacttcatgggatgcatagatactattgaccaatagtactttgaaatagaggtactttcaccgggaccgcgcgtttcatcgctagagtagtcatgagagtagacttattgagtccctatcccgcttggtcgtatttaaatttttctgcatccatttgaactccaacaggagatgaactatttcctattgagaaaatttttccagatccactgtgtttgagcctgagccgtttgtgttggaaatccttgcCCCTTgcttaacagtggacaatttattcattttccacttagtggattgtttctacctccagtattgatttatttctatcatatcatatctcagtttttgtTCTAGATtttgttctagcttttgatcttgccttgattgtaacttcttcattatccttgaaatagcactggctattatggaatcattccattacttgagctcgtcttgttcaagatcagacatttttatttatcacatcctattccctatcacatccgacaagagttaggatcgTCTAGGTAATTAGGATGGTATAacaagaagagtgtttggaagaaacacgaTATATGGGAGCAGCCATAGAATAtaattattacgggacgagcatgactgtttgattatggattttcttatattagccaagtatgcaaCAAGCTAACAAATTCGAGgacgagaagaagtgatgctaagccagaataggcaatagcaaGTTCAAGAAGATCGAGATGATGGGTTAGAAcagataatgttttccacgatagtagactgggatgacgactagtatagatgtagcatcgtcgaagtattaggggatgttttatttacgttatgccccgcaattagtaagagctctcgaaagagaaaatttccttatatatatgtctataagacgatgaccagagagagtctctatgcttgagtagagttttgagctaaTGTTGCattgatagacatgaaatatgtctttgacgatgagttatgagaattgagaaaatagtatgatgttgagtaagagtcttatgattcgtgagttatgagaattagttctaaggttgatatatgttcccttagatttttaccgagaaagagAAAACCGatcgaagaaagaaatagagttgacgatatgagataaggcaataaaaccgtagctgaatacgaacgtcagtttcgcgacttggttcggtatgccactTGTCGAGAAGAGTTGAACGAGAAAATGTTCGATCAGGCTTGAGACAAGAAGTACGAGATGATTTAACGAGTCAGAatgcggttatgtgtactgaagcattaaatagagcatttgatatagaactggcaatgcagccagagaacgtgaTTTGAGCTTCAGCACCCAAACGAGTTAGAGCACTCAGACGTGCAATCCATCCTTTTCTGGATGCAagcaagaagaaaagagaaaatgggacgaccgaagtcaagatcccaaaaagccgtggcagagtcagaatgcgccaccacaatatcagaactgagacaaacagccttatgttggcccaactgccccagaAGCAGTAAactttcaaggaccgcgagggttatcgccttgtcgaagagcaataaattacgtctgagagaatgcaagatgagatagaatagctgttacacctgcggaaggatcgggcactactcgaaacAGTGTTCGAATCGTCAGTAAAGTGGAAGCGGAtgacgaccgagtcagtttcggccgcaactcaagACGACGAAAGGAATCCTACCGCTACCTCCACCatagcgacaacagccagcctatcgaccgcgtcagtcaagaaggcaaccaccagccccgcaggcaaatcaCCCTCATCATcagagactgttcgcgcttAGGTAGAAAGCACCGGACAAGAATCGGGGAATCGTGACAGGTAGGCGAGTTGAAAGATGTGCCCATAGTAGTTTGTTCGACACTGAACGTAGAGACtgttccacaacctctaaagagtagcCATACCCATAGACAgaattactacggtttcatccgtatgccctaacttagaatttaagttacaatcgattaagctcgagattAGAAATCTGAGACTGATGCATATGTGGTACTTGGATATAAATGtgaggaatggactggttagaagaAAATCgtgcgaagatacaatgcacgGAGAGATGAATATATTTTCAGCCATTTGGCCGAGAACCAATttccttcattggtattgagagaaaatggaagaagacgccgattatCTCGGCACTGTAAACAAGAAATCCCTTGCaaagaaaagatacaaccgcgtatgttgtatatctgaaccagagagacgaaTTTGAGGCAAACGTTGACGACGTACCAGATGTGCGAGAGTATAAAGACGTTTTCCTGAGACTTTACCGGGTTTTCCCCAGAtcgacagcttgagtttacgatcgagtTAGAACCTAGCGCCGTACCGACGTCAAAAGCGCCGTACAGAATGACCCccacagagttgcaagagttaaagctgcaactataagaacttctagatatgggtttcttttcgacccagtgtttcactatggggagcaccagttctttttgttaaaaaGAAGAATGGAAACTTGAGactgtgtatcgattatcgagagctgaataaagtAACGTTGAAGAATCAAtatccgttaccccggatcga
Above is a window of Salvia miltiorrhiza cultivar Shanhuang (shh) unplaced genomic scaffold, IMPLAD_Smil_shh Hic_asm_8, whole genome shotgun sequence DNA encoding:
- the LOC131002235 gene encoding proline-rich receptor-like protein kinase PERK14, with translation MPSHIETAMQRWFREYIPDEDDTLGELLAHYHRRWRRAIPYGIDGAEAITLLIPLLPPLWRDWATSLVPQYVDTTWLEGIRYGDLSGFIATLSHRYFAHGDPPSPPYGELEGPAQGRELVVVPPPLEEPILMAPLPPADPISVSLESDDPEPMVFEPYSPGIERDPFAFVSLIPSPSADFPPWDLTPATTPLPLPPVESTQPIDSTESETQHVPSDPYPRVAPLPELGTLAFQTYMHPILYSPYRDAQEGGSRPARSDSDEEDPEEETPEMTVGYGWTQPLQRQTTADGVDTWIPIPETPVYTPIVDESDYDSPY